CGAGGCGATCCAGGAATTTCAGAAGGCGCAGAACAATCCGGCGCGGCGGATTGCGGCGATGAGCTACCTGGCGCAGTGCTTTGCGAAGCGGGGGATGAATGACCTGGCCGCGCGGAAATTCCAGGAGGCGCTGAAGGAGAAGGTCACGTTCGATGACGAAAAGAAGGAGTTGTTGTACGCGCTGGGTTGTGTGCTGGAGAAGATGGGGAAAAAGGAAGAGGCCATCGAGCAGTTCAAGCTCATCTACGAGGCGGACATTGGCTACAAGGATGTGGCGGCCAAGGTGGACGCCTATTATTCGAGCCAGGGTTGAGCGGGCAGTGGAGCGGGGCGTTTCCGCGCGGCAGGGCTTGAGGCGGCAGGAAGCAAGGCGCGGAAAAACACTTTACAGACCGCTCTGCCGCACGCACATTTAACGGCATGTCGCGCAACACAACGACGGACGGGAAACAGACCGCCCTCCGGGAGGAATCCCAAGCATACCGGTCGGTAAACGCGCTGCACCAAGCCATTGCGCGTTCGCAGCAATACCTGCTGAGCCAGCAGCGGGAGGGCTGCTATTGGATTGGTGAGCTGATGGTGGATGTCACCCTGGTGGCGGACATGGTGGCTTATCATCACTGGAACGGCAAGGTGGACCGCGAGTGGCAGCGCAAGGCGGTCAATCACATCTTTTCGCTGCAACTGCCCGAGGGCGGCTGGAATATTTATTACGGCGGCCCCTCGGAGGTGAATGCCACCATCAAGGCCTACCTGGCGTTGAAACTGGCCGGGGTGCCCATCACGGACCCCCGGATGCTGAAGGCGCGCGAGATTGCCAAGAACCTCGGCGGCGTGCCGCGCATGAACACGTTTTCCAAGCTCTATCTGGCGCTGCTGGGGTTGTATCCCTGGAAGTACGTGCCCACCATCCCCTGCGAGGTCATCCTGCTGGGCAAGTGGTTTCACGTGAATTTCCACGACATGAGCAACTGGACGCGCGCGATGCTCGTGCCGCTGGCCATCATCAATCATTTCAAGCCGACGCGCCGGCCCAATCCGCCGGTCACGCTGGATGAATTGTATCCCGACGGTTACAAGGAGCACGAGCTGGCCCTGGCGCCGGACCCGAAGCTTTTTAGCTGGCGCAATTTCTTTTTGTGGCTGGACAAGCTGCACAAGTTTGCCGAGCTGTGGGCGCAGGCGGGCATTCACCCCTTCCGGCGGACGGCGCTCAAACGCGCGGAAAAATGGATGCTGGAGCGCTTCGAGGGCAGCGACGGACTGGCGGCCATTTTCCCGGCCATGCTCAATTCGCTCATTGCGCTGAAGGCGCTGGGCTATCCGGAGGATCACCCGGAGGTAATTCGCGCCGAGCGGGAGTTGAAGAAACTGGAGCACGAGGAAAAGGACAGCGTGCGGATTGAGCCGTGTTTGTCACCGGTGTGGGACACGGCCATCACGCTGATTGCCCTGCGGGAGTCCGGCGTGCCGGCGGATCATCCGCAGGTGGTGGCGGCGACGCGCTGGCTGCTGGATCGCGAAATCCGTTTTCGCGGCGACTGGGTGCACAAGAATCCGGCGCCGGTGGAGCCGAGCGGGTGGGTGTTTGAGTTTAACAACAAGTGGAATCCGGACGTGGACGATACGGCGATGGTGCTGCTGGCGCTGCGCCTGACGCCCACCGATGACCCTAAACGGCGGGACGAGGCCTACCGGCGGGGGTACCGTTGGATGTTATCGTTCCAATGCAAGGATGGCGGTTGGGCGGCGTTTGACAAGGATTGCACCAAGAGTGTGCTGACGAAGGTGCCGTTTGCGGATCACAATGCGATGCTGGATCCGGAATGCGCGGACATCACGGCCCGTATTCTGGAGGTGATGGGCAAGGAAAACTGCCCGCTGGATGACCCGCAGGTGGTGCGGGCGCTCGAGTACTTGAAGAAGGAGCAGCAACCGGACGGCTCATGGTTTGGGCGGTGGGGGGTCAATTACATCTACGGCACGTGGCAGACGCTCCGGGGGCTGGCCACGTTGAAGTATCCCATGAATGAACCGTGGCTGTTGCGCGCGCGGGACTGGCTGGAAAGTGTGCAGCACGAGGATGGCGGCTGGGGCGAGCGGTGCAATACTTATGATGACCCGGTGTTCAAGGGGCAAGGCCCCAGCACGGCGTCGCAAACGGCGTGGGCGTTGATGGGGCTGCTGGCCTTTGGCGACCCCGACCGCCCGAGCATCCGGCGGGGGGTGGAGTATCTCATTCGC
This is a stretch of genomic DNA from Fontisphaera persica. It encodes these proteins:
- the shc gene encoding squalene--hopene cyclase — encoded protein: MSRNTTTDGKQTALREESQAYRSVNALHQAIARSQQYLLSQQREGCYWIGELMVDVTLVADMVAYHHWNGKVDREWQRKAVNHIFSLQLPEGGWNIYYGGPSEVNATIKAYLALKLAGVPITDPRMLKAREIAKNLGGVPRMNTFSKLYLALLGLYPWKYVPTIPCEVILLGKWFHVNFHDMSNWTRAMLVPLAIINHFKPTRRPNPPVTLDELYPDGYKEHELALAPDPKLFSWRNFFLWLDKLHKFAELWAQAGIHPFRRTALKRAEKWMLERFEGSDGLAAIFPAMLNSLIALKALGYPEDHPEVIRAERELKKLEHEEKDSVRIEPCLSPVWDTAITLIALRESGVPADHPQVVAATRWLLDREIRFRGDWVHKNPAPVEPSGWVFEFNNKWNPDVDDTAMVLLALRLTPTDDPKRRDEAYRRGYRWMLSFQCKDGGWAAFDKDCTKSVLTKVPFADHNAMLDPECADITARILEVMGKENCPLDDPQVVRALEYLKKEQQPDGSWFGRWGVNYIYGTWQTLRGLATLKYPMNEPWLLRARDWLESVQHEDGGWGERCNTYDDPVFKGQGPSTASQTAWALMGLLAFGDPDRPSIRRGVEYLIRTQNPDGSWSEEETTGTGFPQVFYLKYDMYRNNWPLLALAEYKKLLEAKAAGKGPNGREHPEFRAADAVAPQASRRV